One genomic segment of Desulforamulus reducens MI-1 includes these proteins:
- a CDS encoding S-layer homology domain-containing protein, translating into MKHVQRVFCLVAVIVMLLQCGVSALAADSLPPLPALYWGSVKTATGNPVISGVVEAVVDGDVCGSINIDNGMFGSTGTGTKLVVQGDFVGKTVHFRVNGTECQQTIAWKSDDCQEVNLIVNLTDPPVNPSPLIFNSDTLSGTKGQPYSYSFVVSGGATPYSFAITAGKLPDGLTLSNNGVITGTPTSTGEYNFSVTVTDKLNTKATQSFSLTINQASVTPPAGGGVSGGGGSAPQTKQPLNTISDKVLQAAISQSANTGKVTVQVPAGESHLALSFDQWKDIQGTGKPLETKVNNITMAFAPGSLKVPQLSSGELNQVQFTAAPVDRDEAKEAIAQANRGGLFNIAGEVFELSACVVLKDGSQKNIKQFNGKIQVSLPVPQSARGQAAEGRLTVGYYNEQTKTWQNIAGQYNPVTGTITFETNHLSKYAVIEVKQVQTTVFKDIANHWARADIEFMADKGFVGGVGNGVFAPEANITRAQFAAFLVRILDVPQSNTALNFTDVKAGDWYYVPLAAAYQAGLVKGVTADKIAPNENITREQMAVMLVRAMEEKGKTIPSSLELTFSDKGMVSPWAVAGVSQSAQLSLIGGYPNGTFQPRANATRAQAIVMLHRLYEQIQ; encoded by the coding sequence TGCTTCTCCAATGTGGGGTGTCGGCCTTAGCAGCCGATTCCCTACCGCCTTTACCGGCGCTCTATTGGGGGAGTGTAAAAACTGCCACAGGCAACCCAGTTATATCCGGTGTGGTTGAAGCAGTTGTTGACGGGGATGTGTGTGGTTCGATAAACATCGATAATGGTATGTTTGGATCAACTGGTACAGGGACCAAATTGGTTGTACAGGGAGACTTTGTTGGTAAGACAGTACATTTTCGTGTTAATGGGACCGAATGTCAACAAACAATTGCCTGGAAAAGCGACGATTGTCAAGAAGTTAACCTGATAGTAAATTTAACAGACCCTCCGGTTAACCCATCTCCATTAATATTTAATAGCGATACACTATCCGGGACAAAAGGTCAGCCATATTCCTATAGTTTTGTTGTATCCGGCGGGGCAACACCTTATTCCTTTGCCATAACAGCAGGTAAATTACCAGACGGTTTAACCCTTTCAAACAACGGTGTAATAACCGGTACACCCACGTCGACCGGGGAATATAATTTTTCAGTGACGGTAACGGATAAACTAAATACAAAGGCTACACAAAGTTTTTCTCTAACTATTAATCAGGCCTCTGTAACACCACCGGCTGGTGGCGGAGTATCTGGTGGAGGGGGCAGTGCTCCACAAACTAAGCAACCTTTAAATACCATCAGTGATAAAGTCCTTCAAGCTGCCATCAGCCAGTCTGCCAACACAGGCAAGGTAACGGTTCAGGTCCCTGCTGGGGAGAGCCACTTAGCTTTATCCTTTGACCAATGGAAAGACATTCAGGGTACAGGCAAACCGCTGGAAACAAAGGTCAACAATATAACCATGGCCTTTGCACCCGGTTCCCTAAAGGTTCCCCAATTATCTTCGGGGGAATTGAATCAGGTACAGTTTACTGCTGCACCAGTGGACAGAGATGAGGCAAAGGAAGCCATTGCCCAGGCAAATCGGGGTGGACTCTTCAATATTGCCGGTGAAGTATTCGAACTTTCAGCCTGTGTTGTTTTAAAAGATGGCAGCCAAAAGAATATCAAACAGTTCAATGGTAAAATTCAAGTAAGCCTGCCAGTGCCGCAAAGTGCCAGGGGCCAAGCTGCGGAGGGACGGTTGACCGTCGGCTACTATAATGAACAGACAAAGACCTGGCAGAATATAGCTGGCCAATATAATCCTGTTACGGGTACCATTACCTTTGAAACCAACCATCTCAGTAAATATGCTGTTATAGAAGTGAAACAGGTACAAACAACTGTCTTTAAGGATATTGCCAATCACTGGGCCAGAGCTGATATCGAGTTTATGGCAGACAAAGGATTTGTCGGTGGAGTTGGCAATGGAGTGTTTGCCCCCGAGGCCAACATAACCAGAGCGCAATTTGCTGCGTTCCTGGTCCGTATTCTTGATGTGCCCCAGTCCAATACAGCCCTGAATTTTACAGATGTAAAAGCCGGAGACTGGTACTATGTACCGCTGGCCGCGGCTTATCAAGCAGGTCTAGTTAAAGGTGTAACCGCAGATAAAATTGCCCCCAACGAGAATATTACCCGGGAGCAAATGGCTGTGATGCTGGTTCGTGCTATGGAAGAGAAAGGGAAAACGATACCCTCTTCTTTAGAGTTAACCTTCTCTGATAAAGGTATGGTTTCCCCTTGGGCGGTGGCAGGAGTATCCCAGTCAGCCCAGCTTAGTCTAATTGGTGGTTATCCGAACGGAACCTTTCAGCCCAGGGCCAATGCCACCCGGGCCCAGGCAATTGTAATGCTGCACCGGCTATATGAGCAAATACAATAA